AACTTTAATGGTTTGAAAGTGACTATCATTTAAACTATTAGGATCTACAGGTTTTTCACTAAAACATCAGGGGTCTTCAAAATTAACGCATTACTTTTTATTACATGtatttttcatccaaacttCTTGAACCCGACTTCTGAAGGCCGCCAAGCAAAAGCTAAGCCGGCACTCGACGGTGGACAGAACAGAACTGCCCTTAAAATTGCTACGCCCATGGCTCGACAATCTCTATAACAAAGTTTGGTGCTTTCAGCTTCCTTGCTAACAAATTACCTTCATTATACTACGTTTTCACTTGCTGGTTTGTTCAAaggaagaattttttttttttcacatttacaTGTTAAATTCGATGGCCCATCTTTTGACAGTTCGTCGATTTTCAAGTCTGTTCAATACCCTAGACAAAAATTGCACTTCTCGAAACCCTTCAATTTCTGGGAATTTAGTGAAAAAGAGCTGGAACCCAATTCCAGTTCCTCACAGAACTCTTCCTGAACCTAAAGGTCAAGACTTTGATTTTGTTAACATTGTATATAGTCATTTAATTCACTCTGAATGGGAAAGTCTGAAACCTTTGTCAACCCATTTGACACCTTTTAGAGTCAAGCATATTTTATTGAAGATTCAAAAAGATTATGTTCTTTCACTAGAGTTTTTCTCTTGGGTCCAAAACCTTAAACCCACTTCACATACCCTTGAAACTCATTCAATAATTCTCCATATCTTAACCAAAAACAGGAAGTTTAAGTCAGCAGAATCAATTTTGAGAGGTATTCTTGGTTCGGGTTCAATTGATTTACAATGTAAGTTGTTTGAAGCTATGCTATATTCATATCGGATGTGTGATTCTTCTCCACGAgtttttgatttattgtttaaGACTTATGCTCATATGAAGAAGTTTAGAGACGCAACTGACACTTTTTGTCAAATGAAGGATTATGGTTTTTACCCTACCATTGAATCTTGCAACAAGTATCTGGGTTCATTGCTTGATCTTGATAGGGTTGATATTGCTTTAGGATTCTTCAGAGAAATGCAGGGGCATAAGATTTCACCGAATGTTTATACTCTAAATATCTTAATGTGTGTTTTTTGTAAGCTGGGGAAGCTTGAAAAGGCAGCTGAAGTGTTCAAGAAAATGCAGAAGATGGGTTTTAGTCCCACAGTTTCATCTTATAATACCTTGATCAAAGGATATTGTAATAAGGGTTTTTTGAGCTTGGCTTTGAAGCAGAAAAAATCAATGGAGTGGAATGGTGTGCAACCGAATGTGATTACTTTTAATACACTTATCCATGGTTTTTGCAAGGAAGGGAAATTACATGAAGCTAGTAAGATCTTTAGTGAGATGAAAGCTATAAATGTCTCGCCCAATACTGTGACTTATAACACTTTGATAAATGGTTATAGTCAAGTGGGAAATAGCGATATGGGTGGCAGGCTTTATGAAGAGATGTTGAAGAATGAAATCAAGGTTGATATACTGACTTATAATGCCTTGCTATTAGGTCTATGCAAAGAGGGCAAGACAAAGAAAGCAGTGAATTTGGTTAAAGTTCTTGATAAAGAAAACATAGTCCCAAATGCTTCAACCTTTTCAGCTCTTATCACAGGACAGTCTGTGAAGAAGAACTCTGGGCGTGCCTTTCAGCTGTATAAAAGCATGATCAGGAGTAGTTTTCATCCAAGCAAACATACTTTTGAGATGTTGATATCCACATTTTGTAaggatgatgattttgatggagCAGTTGAAGTCTTGCAGGATATGCTTGAAAGACGTATAACTCCAGATTCAGTTATTTTGTCTGAGCTTTGTAGTGGACTTTGCCTGTGTGGAAATGATGAATTGGCATTGAAGCTGTTATACAGCATGGAAATGAGACGCCTTTTGCCAGAAGGTTTTGATAAAACCAGACAATGGACATAGAGAATGTAAAATACTCAGGCCCCTTTAAAACTTACAGGATTATTTGAAGACGTTCTTGTAAAGCAAATTTCAGTAACACAAGTGAGAAGGGTACTTCATGTCCAATGGTCCATAGTTAAACGAACTCGTTCCTTGCTGTTGATTTttcttgattaaaaattttatctagcATAGCATCTGTTAATACATTATGAATGTCTGTTTTTGACTGTTGACAGTATTTCCTTTGTTAAGAAGGTttatctttctttcattttgttgTATGAATAGGGTAGGATTatttgaagatgttcttgtaaAGCAAGTTTCAGTAACACAAGTGAGAAAGGTACTTCATGCCCAATGGTCCATAGTTAAACGAACTCGTTCCTTGCTGTTGATTTttcttgattaaaaattttatctagcATAGCATCTGTTGATACATTATGAAGGTCTGTTTTTGACTGTTGACAGTATTTCCTTTGTTAAGAAGgtttatctttcttttattttgttgtatGAATAGAGTCTTCGTTGTGATACTATCCAGATTTTGttgttcaataaatatattgttgGAGGAACTCTTTAAGTAATTTCTGTAGGTGGattgtttagtttataattcTATGTTTATTTCTGCACACATTCTTGAAGATACAAAATATGTCTAGCTGCTGTTTACTTGTATACTCCTGTTGCCTAGCTGGGCTATTGATTTTCCTAAATTGAGAGATTTcctacatttatttttaaagtaatagtacatatacatataaatat
This sequence is a window from Mangifera indica cultivar Alphonso chromosome 5, CATAS_Mindica_2.1, whole genome shotgun sequence. Protein-coding genes within it:
- the LOC123215665 gene encoding pentatricopeptide repeat-containing protein At4g26680, mitochondrial, with product MLNSMAHLLTVRRFSSLFNTLDKNCTSRNPSISGNLVKKSWNPIPVPHRTLPEPKGQDFDFVNIVYSHLIHSEWESLKPLSTHLTPFRVKHILLKIQKDYVLSLEFFSWVQNLKPTSHTLETHSIILHILTKNRKFKSAESILRGILGSGSIDLQCKLFEAMLYSYRMCDSSPRVFDLLFKTYAHMKKFRDATDTFCQMKDYGFYPTIESCNKYLGSLLDLDRVDIALGFFREMQGHKISPNVYTLNILMCVFCKLGKLEKAAEVFKKMQKMGFSPTVSSYNTLIKGYCNKGFLSLALKQKKSMEWNGVQPNVITFNTLIHGFCKEGKLHEASKIFSEMKAINVSPNTVTYNTLINGYSQVGNSDMGGRLYEEMLKNEIKVDILTYNALLLGLCKEGKTKKAVNLVKVLDKENIVPNASTFSALITGQSVKKNSGRAFQLYKSMIRSSFHPSKHTFEMLISTFCKDDDFDGAVEVLQDMLERRITPDSVILSELCSGLCLCGNDELALKLLYSMEMRRLLPEGFDKTRQWT